In a genomic window of Apteryx mantelli isolate bAptMan1 chromosome 2, bAptMan1.hap1, whole genome shotgun sequence:
- the LOC106487805 gene encoding casein kinase II subunit alpha-like isoform X1, translating into MSGPVPSRARVYADVNTQRPREYWDYESHVVEWGNQDDYQLVRKLGRGKYSEVFEAINITNNEKVVVKILKPVKKKKIKREIKILENLRGGPNIISLLDIVKDPVSRTPALVFEHVNNTDFKQLYQTLSDFDIRFYMYEILKALDYCHSMGVMHRDVKPHNVMIDHEHRKLRLIDWGLAEFYHPGQEYNVRVASRYFKGPELLVDYQMYDYSLDMWSLGCMLASMIFRKEPFFHGHDNYDQLVRIAKVLGTEDLYDYIDKYNIELDPRFNDILGRHSRKRWERFVHSENQHLVSTEALDFLDKLLRYDHQTRLTARDAMEHPYFYPIAKDPARIGTSAGLSASNTPVSSSSMLAGITSMSASQPIGSLAASPVISSPNALGSPVPAAAGVQP; encoded by the exons ATGTCGGGGCCAGTGCCAAGTCGGGCCAGGGTCTATGCAGATGTGAACACTCAGAGACCCCGCGAGTACTGGGACTACGAGTCGCACGTCGTGGAATGGGG CAACCAAGATGACTATCAGCTTGTGCGGAAGCTTGGCCGTGGCAAATACAGTGAAGTCTTTGAAGCCATCAACATCACCAACAATGAGAAAGTGGTTGTGAAAATACTCAAG cCTGTGAAAAAGAAGAAGATCAAGCGTGAGATTAAGATCCTGGAGAACCTCCGCGGTGGCCCTAATATCATCAGCCTGCTAGACATAGTGAAAGACCCTGTG tCTCGCACACCTGCCCTGGTCTTTGAGCATGTCAACAACACAGACTTCAAG CAATTGTACCAGACACTATCTGATTTTGACATACGGTTCTACATGTATGAAATCCTAAAG GCGCTGGACTACTGTCACAGTATGGGTGTCATGCATCGAGATGTCAAGCCACACAATGTTATGATCGACCACGAACACAGAAAG CTGCGCCTGATAGACTGGGGGCTGGCGGAGTTCTACCATCCCGGCCAGGAGTACAACGTGCGGGTGGCCTCGCGGTACTTCAAAGGCCCGGAGCTCTTGGTAGATTACCAG ATGTACGACTACAGCTTAGACATGTGGAGTTTAGGCTGCATGTTGGCCAGTATGATCTTCCGGAAAGAGCCCTTCTTCCACGGTCACGACAACTACGATCAA CTTGTGCGCATCGCGAAAGTGCTGGGGACGGAGGACCTGTACGACTACATCGACAAGTACAACATCGAGCTCGACCCCCGCTTCAACGACATCCTGGGCAG ACACTCGCGGAAGCGGTGGGAGCGCTTCGTGCACAGCGAGAACCAGCACCTCGTGAGCACGGAGGCGCTCGACTTCCTGGACAAGCTGCTGCGCTACGACCACCAGACACGACTCACTGCCCGGGATGCGATGGAGCACCCGTACTTCT ATCCCATAGCAAAAGACCCAGCAAGGATCGGCACCTCGGCTGGACTCTCGGCCAGTAACACGCCTGTCAGCTCCTCCAGTATGTTGGCAG GTATTACCTCGATGTCCGCGTCCCAGCCCATCGGCAGCCTCGCTGCGTCGCCCGTCATCTCCTCTCCAAACGCTTTGGGCTCGCCAGTCCCCGCTGCAGCCGGAGTGCAGCCCTGA
- the LOC106487805 gene encoding casein kinase II subunit alpha-like isoform X2: MYEILKALDYCHSMGVMHRDVKPHNVMIDHEHRKLRLIDWGLAEFYHPGQEYNVRVASRYFKGPELLVDYQMYDYSLDMWSLGCMLASMIFRKEPFFHGHDNYDQLVRIAKVLGTEDLYDYIDKYNIELDPRFNDILGRHSRKRWERFVHSENQHLVSTEALDFLDKLLRYDHQTRLTARDAMEHPYFYPIAKDPARIGTSAGLSASNTPVSSSSMLAGITSMSASQPIGSLAASPVISSPNALGSPVPAAAGVQP; the protein is encoded by the exons ATGTATGAAATCCTAAAG GCGCTGGACTACTGTCACAGTATGGGTGTCATGCATCGAGATGTCAAGCCACACAATGTTATGATCGACCACGAACACAGAAAG CTGCGCCTGATAGACTGGGGGCTGGCGGAGTTCTACCATCCCGGCCAGGAGTACAACGTGCGGGTGGCCTCGCGGTACTTCAAAGGCCCGGAGCTCTTGGTAGATTACCAG ATGTACGACTACAGCTTAGACATGTGGAGTTTAGGCTGCATGTTGGCCAGTATGATCTTCCGGAAAGAGCCCTTCTTCCACGGTCACGACAACTACGATCAA CTTGTGCGCATCGCGAAAGTGCTGGGGACGGAGGACCTGTACGACTACATCGACAAGTACAACATCGAGCTCGACCCCCGCTTCAACGACATCCTGGGCAG ACACTCGCGGAAGCGGTGGGAGCGCTTCGTGCACAGCGAGAACCAGCACCTCGTGAGCACGGAGGCGCTCGACTTCCTGGACAAGCTGCTGCGCTACGACCACCAGACACGACTCACTGCCCGGGATGCGATGGAGCACCCGTACTTCT ATCCCATAGCAAAAGACCCAGCAAGGATCGGCACCTCGGCTGGACTCTCGGCCAGTAACACGCCTGTCAGCTCCTCCAGTATGTTGGCAG GTATTACCTCGATGTCCGCGTCCCAGCCCATCGGCAGCCTCGCTGCGTCGCCCGTCATCTCCTCTCCAAACGCTTTGGGCTCGCCAGTCCCCGCTGCAGCCGGAGTGCAGCCCTGA
- the DGAT1 gene encoding diacylglycerol O-acyltransferase 1, translated as MGDRGAAVAAAGGGGSSGRRRRGAAAAARQPPGAEQGGGGEPGPDGGHDLGGDFRCHKVQESLLSSASGYSNYRGILNWCVVMLVLSNARLFLENLIKYGILVDPIQVVSLFLKDPYSWPSLCLVIVVNGFVVVALSLERRLAAGSLSEGAGAVLHAVNLLAILCFPAVVVLMVTSITPVGAVFALAIYTVTFLKLFSFRDVNKWCRERREAKASPRPGDGSAAAAGPKKANGDVGQSGVTYPGNLTYRNLYYFLFAPTLCYELNFPRSPRIRKRFLLRRLFEMLFFIQLLVGLIQQWMVPTIQNSMKPFRDMDYSRIIERLLKLAVPNHLIWLIFFYWFFHSCLNVVAEVMQFGDREFYRDWWNSESVTYFWQNWNIPVHKWCLRHFYKPMLKRGASKWTAQTAVFLASAFFHEYLVSVPLKMFRLWAFMGMAAQIPLAWFVSKFLRGNYGNAAVWISLIIGQPIAVLMYVHDYYVLNYEGSQ; from the exons ATGGGCGACcgcggcgcggcggtggcggcggcggggggaggcggcagcagcggccggcggcggcgcggggcagcggccgcggcccggcagccccccggggccgagcagggcggcggcggcgagccgggcCCCGACGGCGGGCACGACCTCGGCGGCGACTTCAG GTGCCACAAGGTGCAGGAGTCTCTGCTCAGTTCGGCCAGCGGCTACAGCAACTACCGGGGCATCCTCAACTGGTGTGTGGTTATGCTG GTCCTGAGCAACGCTCGGCTCTTCCTGGAAAACCTCATCAA GTACGGCATCCTGGTGGACCCCATCCAAGTGGTCTCCCTGTTCCTCAAAGACCCCTACAGCTGGCCGTCCCTGTGCCTGGTCATCG TGGTCAACGGGTTCGTGGTGGTGGCCCTGTCCCTCGAGAGGAGGCTGGCAGCG gGCTCCCTCTCGGAGGGCGCTGGCGCCGTCCTGCACGCGGTCAACCTCCTGGCCATCCTCTGCTTCCCCGCCGTGGTGGTGCTCATGGTGACCTCCATCACACCAG TGGGGGCTGTCTTCGCCCTGGCCATCTACACCGTCACCTTCCTCAAGCTCTTCTCCTTCAGAGACGTGAACAAATGGTGCCGGGAGAGGAGAGAAGCAAAAGCCTCCCCGCGCCCGGGGGACGGCTCGGCCGCAG CTGCGGGGCcaaagaaggccaacggggacgtgggccagagcggggtcACCTACCCGGGCAACCTCACCTACAGAA ATCTCTACTACTTCCTCTTCGCGCCCACCCTGTGCTACGAGCTGAACTTTCCCCGCTCCCCGCGGATACGCAAGCGCTTCCTCCTCCGGCGCCTCTTCGAGATG CTCTTCTTCATCCAGCTGCTGGTGGGGCTGATCCAGCAG TGGATGGTGCCCACGATCCAGAACTCCATGAAGCCGTTTCGG GACATGGACTATTCCCGGATCATAGAGCGGCTCCTGAAGCTGGCT GTCCCCAACCACCTCATCTGGCTCATCTTCTTCTACTGGTTCTTCCACTCCTGCCTGAACGTGGTGGCCGAAGTGATGCAGTTCGGGGACCGGGAGTTTTACAGGGACTGGTG GAACTCGGAGTCGGTGACCTACTTCTGGCAGAACTGGAACATCCCCGTGCACAAGTGGTGTCTCAG GCACTTTTACAAGCCCATGCTGAAGCGGGGGGCCAGCAAGTGGACAGCACAGACAGCCGTCTTCCTGGCATCCGCCTTCTTCCACGAG TACCTGGTGAGCGTGCCCCTGAAGATGTTCCGGCTCTGGGCGTTCATGGGGATGGCAGCTCAG ATCCCGCTGGCCTGGTTCGTGTCCAAGTTCCTCAGGGGTAACTACGGGAACGCAGCTGTCTGGATCTCCCTGATCATCGGGCAGCCCATCGCCGTCCTGATGTACGTGCACGACTACTACGTGCTCAACTATGAAGGAAGCCAGTGA